The following coding sequences lie in one Oncorhynchus masou masou isolate Uvic2021 chromosome 20, UVic_Omas_1.1, whole genome shotgun sequence genomic window:
- the LOC135506721 gene encoding SLAM family member 5-like — MNRLFGWTRLMLLCFVIDVLCASQQTVNTETQEVKGIVGKTLSFPERVFKTGYVRYGEDTTASVINGQSHIDSDGRFKNRLHWDNVTGLFSLSDLQIEDAGVYSVENKDGEKRIPKFNLTLYYVVSKPQVTECDSSSCSVVCSVDNEKEVTLTLYRGEEILTQTSSPDLITDLSLRLEVEGKDYNSTYSCVASNPVSNETVLVPKCCSEDGHPKETDMNERTWGMLIIAVFCVMVASGLVGLAINRKKRGNEHSQDSSEGVQVDNEYATIIYIKQTDNQEERRGIPELESRRDNSEMASVYDSLQLHRMAASGNVDTA; from the exons ATGAACCGTTTGTTTGGATGGACAAGGCTCATGCTGCTATGTTTCGTAATTGATG ttCTCTGTGCTTCCCAGCAAACAGTCAACACTGAGACTCAGGAGGTGAAAGGCATCGTGGGAAAGACTTTATCTTTTCCAGAGAGAGTGTTTAAAACTGGATATGTAAGGTATGGAGAAGACACTACTGCAAGTGTGATCAATGGACAAAGCCATATAGATTCAGATGGGAGATTTAAAAATCGCCTTCACTGGGACAATGTGACAGGATTATTCAGTCTGTCAGATCTACAGATAGAAGATGCTGGGGTTTATTCTGTGGAGAATAAAGACGGAGAGAAGAGGATACCTAAATTTAACCTCACTCTttact ATGTTGTTTCCAAACCTCAGGTGACAGAGTGTGACAGCAGCTCCTGTAGTGTGGTGTGTTCTGTGGACAATGAAAAAGAGGTGACCTTGACCTTGTACAGGGGAGAGGAAATACTAACCCAGACCAGCAGTCCTGATCtcatcactgatctctctctccgtTTGGAGGTAGAGGGAAAGGACTACAACTCCACCTACAGCTGTGTGGCTTCCAACCCTGTCAGCAATGAGACAGTTCTTGTCCCAAAATGTTGCAGTGAAGATGGCCATCCCAAGGAGACAG acATGAATGAGAGGACATGGGGTATGCTTATTATTGCTGTATTCTGCGTTATGGTGGCCTCAGGACTGGTTGGACTTGCAATCAATCGAAAGAAGAGGGGAAATGAACACTCACAAG ATTCATCCGAAGGAGTGCAAGTTGACAATGAGTATGCAACGATTATTTACAtaaaacaaacagataaccag GAGGAGCGAAGAGGTATACCAGAACTGGAGTCGCGTAGAGACAACTCTGAAATGGCATCCGTTTATGATTCACTCCAGTTACATCGCATGGCTGCCAGCGGGAATGTTGACACAGCATGA